TCAGCGAGGACGGTATGGATCCGGCCACGACCTCCGAGAAGGAGCAGTTGGTCAACCTGCTGGAGGTGTCTTTCACTGCGCTCCAGAAGGGCATCCAGGATGGTCTGGCTCTGGAAACCCTGCAGTCGGGCGCCCAGTCCGCCAAAGCTGTGGTCGGCCTGGACGCGCTCGTGAGCACCACGCCCACCGTCGGCACCGTCGGCAACATCGACGCGAGCGTTGCGACCTACTGGCGCAACAACACCAACCTGGCGATCAGCACCGGCACCGTGGGCAACGTGTCCAACGGCATGGATGCGATGTGGGACAACTGCGTGCGCTACGGCGGCCGGCTGCCCAACAAGATCGTCTGCGGCTACGCCTTTTACACCGCGCTGAAGAACGAGGCACGCACCCAGACCACCCGCGAACTGTCCGGTGGCGGCGTGGCCCAGGGCGGTGTGACCTACGACGTGGCGACGAAGGGCCTGTACTACCGCGGCATCCCGGTGGAGTGGGATCCGACCTTCGAGCAGCTGGATGCCGTGGTCGGCGCGATCACCTATCCCTGGACCAAGCGCTGCTACTTCCTCAATAGCGACGTGATCAAGTTCCGTCCGATGAAGGGCGCCTGGGACGTGAAGCGCAAGCCGCAGCGCCTGCCCGACCGGTATGTCCTGTACTTCGGCAACACCG
The window above is part of the Pseudoxanthomonas sp. X-1 genome. Proteins encoded here:
- a CDS encoding phage major capsid protein, which codes for MPFTAAQIAQGANYTLETFRRNAPIDNININHVLLKWFMDNKAVSVFGNGFYNESVFVSNDSNYQNYFGADQVTYNSRDPVRQAKYTYANYHDGFWFDEDRLKANNIVISEDGMDPATTSEKEQLVNLLEVSFTALQKGIQDGLALETLQSGAQSAKAVVGLDALVSTTPTVGTVGNIDASVATYWRNNTNLAISTGTVGNVSNGMDAMWDNCVRYGGRLPNKIVCGYAFYTALKNEARTQTTRELSGGGVAQGGVTYDVATKGLYYRGIPVEWDPTFEQLDAVVGAITYPWTKRCYFLNSDVIKFRPMKGAWDVKRKPQRLPDRYVLYFGNTGSYGMTTNQRNATGVLSIA